One part of the Vogesella sp. LIG4 genome encodes these proteins:
- a CDS encoding HPP family protein, whose protein sequence is MQNHSLSLPAALRGQLKRWWPEPLVIGQRERLAVTLASLLAIAITGLTTHWLLGPAPMLVASMGAAAVLLYALPSSPLAQPWPLVGGHLVSASVGVLCAHFVAQPALAAGLAVGLAIFAMIALRCLHPPGGAIALNAVIGGPAVHAMGFGFVALVSCNALLMLLLALALNRYLLRRPYPRALPAPNRHLVSDPTPLARMGILDDDVNAALAGFNHLLDISRDDLEQVMTLAEMHAYRRRLGDVRCRDFMTRDVVSLPPDSSLQEAWRLLRRHKVRALPVVGEFGQVVGMVSLVDFLKRLDGTPEGLRERLARLLGGRGSSNRVAAIMSSPVVSVRADLHLVELVPLFAERGLHHVPVLTDDGTLQGMISQSDLIAALFRDRLHAG, encoded by the coding sequence ATGCAAAACCATTCCCTATCCCTGCCGGCCGCACTGCGCGGCCAACTGAAGCGCTGGTGGCCGGAGCCGCTGGTCATCGGCCAGCGCGAGCGGTTGGCGGTCACCCTGGCATCGCTGCTGGCCATTGCCATCACCGGCCTCACCACCCACTGGCTGCTGGGCCCGGCGCCGATGCTGGTGGCCTCCATGGGCGCAGCGGCAGTGCTGCTGTACGCACTGCCCAGCAGCCCGCTGGCACAGCCGTGGCCGCTGGTGGGTGGCCACCTGGTATCGGCCAGCGTGGGCGTGCTGTGCGCGCATTTCGTGGCGCAACCGGCGCTGGCGGCGGGCCTGGCTGTCGGGCTGGCCATCTTTGCCATGATCGCACTGCGCTGCCTGCACCCGCCCGGCGGCGCCATCGCCCTCAACGCGGTCATCGGCGGCCCGGCGGTGCACGCCATGGGCTTCGGCTTCGTGGCACTGGTGTCCTGCAATGCCTTGCTGATGCTGCTGCTAGCGCTGGCGCTGAACCGCTACCTGCTGCGCCGCCCCTACCCGCGCGCGCTGCCGGCGCCGAACCGCCACCTGGTCAGCGACCCGACGCCGCTGGCACGCATGGGTATTCTGGATGATGACGTCAACGCGGCGCTGGCCGGCTTCAACCACCTGCTGGACATCAGCCGCGACGACCTGGAGCAGGTGATGACCCTGGCCGAGATGCACGCCTACCGCCGCCGGCTGGGCGATGTGCGCTGCCGCGACTTCATGACCCGCGACGTAGTGAGCCTGCCGCCGGACAGCAGCCTGCAGGAGGCATGGCGCCTGCTGCGCCGCCACAAGGTGCGCGCGCTGCCGGTGGTCGGCGAGTTCGGCCAGGTGGTGGGCATGGTGTCGCTGGTGGACTTCCTCAAGCGGCTGGACGGCACGCCGGAAGGCCTGCGCGAGCGCCTGGCACGGCTGCTGGGCGGCCGCGGCAGCAGCAACCGCGTGGCGGCCATCATGAGCAGCCCGGTGGTGAGCGTGCGTGCCGATCTGCACTTGGTGGAGCTGGTGCCGCTGTTCGCCGAGCGCGGCCTGCACCACGTACCGGTGCTGACCGACGACGGCACGCTGCAGGGCATGATCAGCCAGTCCGACCTGATTGCCGCGCTGTTCCGCGACCGGCTGCATGCCGGCTGA
- a CDS encoding TIGR00266 family protein — MSMDVIDYQIFGDDMQYVEVELDPGEAAVGEAGVMYYMEDGIGMDTVFGDGSANQGGLFGKLLGAGKRLLTGESLFTTVFQNQSSQKRKVAFAASYPGKIVPVHLLELGGTLYAQKDSFLAGAKGVSLGLAFQKKIGAGLFGGEGFIMQKLEGDGYVFLHAGGTLTSRQLQPGETLRVDTGCVVAYQPTVDFDIEYVGKLKTALFSGEGVFFARLTGPGHVWLQSLPLSRLADRILAASPRAGGENREQGSVLGGLGRLMDGDD; from the coding sequence ATGTCCATGGATGTGATCGACTATCAAATCTTCGGCGACGATATGCAGTATGTCGAGGTGGAACTGGACCCGGGCGAAGCTGCCGTCGGTGAGGCCGGGGTGATGTACTACATGGAAGACGGCATCGGCATGGATACCGTGTTCGGCGATGGCTCGGCCAACCAGGGCGGGCTGTTCGGCAAGCTGCTGGGCGCCGGCAAGCGGCTGCTTACCGGTGAGTCTCTGTTCACCACCGTGTTCCAGAACCAGAGCAGCCAGAAGCGCAAGGTGGCGTTTGCCGCCAGCTACCCCGGCAAGATCGTGCCGGTGCATCTGCTGGAGCTGGGCGGCACGCTGTATGCGCAGAAGGACAGCTTTCTGGCTGGCGCCAAGGGCGTGAGCCTGGGCCTGGCGTTCCAGAAGAAGATCGGCGCCGGCCTGTTCGGCGGCGAGGGCTTCATCATGCAGAAGCTGGAGGGCGACGGCTACGTGTTCCTGCACGCCGGCGGCACGCTGACCAGCCGCCAGCTGCAGCCGGGCGAGACGCTGCGCGTGGATACCGGCTGCGTGGTGGCGTACCAGCCGACGGTGGATTTCGACATCGAATACGTGGGCAAGCTCAAGACCGCGCTGTTCAGCGGCGAGGGGGTGTTCTTTGCCCGCCTTACCGGCCCGGGGCATGTGTGGCTACAGTCACTGCCGCTGTCGCGGCTGGCCGACCGCATCCTGGCCGCCAGCCCGCGCGCCGGCGGCGAAAACCGCGAGCAGGGTTCGGTGCTGGGCGGTTTGGGGCGGCTGATGGATGGCGACGACTGA